Part of the Zea mays cultivar B73 chromosome 4, Zm-B73-REFERENCE-NAM-5.0, whole genome shotgun sequence genome is shown below.
GGCCGATCGCCCGCCGGCATGCACCATCAGCAGCGGATGAAgcaggcggcggcggccgcggccgcggcgcagcagcagcagctgatgCAGCAGGCACTGCtcctgcagcagcagcagcagtcgcaggcgcagccgcccttgttccccGGGCACCACCCGCACCCCGGCCTCCTCGCCGCACCACAGGTGGGGCAATTCTCTGTGATTCCTCTTTCTCGTCTCTCCGGTGACGGGTGACGGGTGACGGGCGTGGCTTTTGTGGAATCTACGATTGATGGGGTTACGATTTGGGGGTTTTCCGCGCTTAAGGCAGCCGGCGGGGTTCGGGAGCTTCGAATCGGGTTTGTGGATTTCCATCCGCAAGGGCTGTTTGGGGTTCCGAGGTTGCGGGTTTCCGCTGGAATTTTGGGATTTAGTAGCAGTGTTCTGCGGTCGGTTATGTCAATCGCATCGCCATTTGTCGCGATTCTCTGGGATCCTCGTTGTGGATGCGGCCATTTGTCACGATTCTGGGATCGTCGATGCGGGTCGTGCGTGTCAGAAAACAATTTAAATTTCTGCTTCGTTGGTAATTTTAAGATAATTTTGTATCACTATGTGCATGGGCCGAGTATTGTGATGCCCGAATCTTTTTGGTTTCACTTTTAGTTTATTGTTCTCCCCCAAAAAGATAATATGTATGTTCAGTGGTGCACACTTTCCCAGTTTTGGAGGTTTTGCTTTAGTATGGTCCGGATATTCATTATTTGGACTATGGCAGTGGTGTTTGAGGAGTCAGGATTGTCAGTTCCTTTTTCTTAGCAAAGGAGCCACTTTGAACTTTTGCAAACTGCAACATCGTCGGGCTACAAACTGAATGCGTGATTTCGGTAGAGCTTTATGGGATGCAGAAAGGGATTCCATTGCAAAACACATTGGGCGTTTCAATGTTAACAGTTTTGGTGCAAATTGTCCTAAGGTGAAAGTGGGTTCCTGGCAAGGCTGGGTAGGTTAGAAATCTGCCCCCCTATGTTTTATATACTTCTGCTCTATCAATCAATCATATCATAAAGAAGTGTACTTGTACGGTGAATTTGTGTTTCCTGTATCAGGGGTGCAAATGGTACGTATATTTTCTGAACATAGAATATGTTTAGAGGAGTTCAGATCCGTTCGTATTTGAGTCTGGATGTTTAACATCCGATACCGCATCCATATCAGAACAAATAAATCACATATTTATGATGTCGATATCCATTCGTATCCTATCCGACATAGCTAGTTGATACTATCCATATTCGAATCCGAATAGAAATCTGGAAACAAATGTAATATTAGTGATATCTGTTTGTGTCCGATCCATGTGCACCCTTATCTTTATGATTTCACTGGGTTATTTGTGGGTATAGTTTCACTTATTTGTTTGCCTGGCTCCAGTTTTCTTCATTTAAGACAAATGCGAACTGCGTTATGAAATCATAGATGTTATCTCTGTTCTTCATAGAACCTTTTGCTTACACTTGTATGTCTTTGCAGATAGAGCCCATAGTCAGTGGAAACCTGCCTCCTGGGTTTGATTCAAGTACATGCCGCAGCGTGTAAGTGTTGGAAGTTGTTCTTTCTCTGATCTTATACCCTAGGGACTGCTATAGTTCTAAATTCTTCTTTTAAGAACATCTACATAAAATATGGCTTTTCTGACCCCTTAATTTCTAAATGGTCGAAATGAAACAAGGCCTTTATGCAGAATGTTCTGTGTTCAATGTTATAGATCATATTGCCCCTGCATGCTGTAATTCTGCAAAATAATGTTGACTACCTTTTCTACATTTATCTTTTTTGTGCTCATCGATCACATTCTCAATAGGTATGTTGGCAATATCCATCTTCAAGTGACGGACACAGTACTGCAGGAAGTCTTCCAAAGCATTGGTCCAGTAGAAGGGTGCAAGCTCATCAGAAAAGAAAAGGTGGATCTTTCTTTATTTTAATTAAAAAATGACTATAGATAGCTTGTAACAGATAAATCCATACCCCACCTGTCCCCAACACCCACTCGCCCACTCACCTGTAAAATTGTGGCTGCCTTTTCAGATTGCTCTTCACATCTGATTTTTGGCTTTGCTTTCCCCGTATGTCTCAAGTCTAGTTACCATGAAAATACAGAGTTACAGACCATGTAACATGCTTTGCAGATTTTCATTTTCTTTGGCTCTTGTTTTGACGAATTAAATCCTTGATTATTTCTTTCAACACTTTTTGATAAGTTTTCTTTTATCTGATGCTTAATTGTATATTAGCTGTATTAAAACCACTGAGATACATAAAATATTTATTGTAGTCACTTGAAAATAATTATGAGTAGTACTAGAATGCTTCCTTATGGTGTATTTTTTGTTACTCAACTTATTTTGGCTGAGCAAACAAAATGAGTATAAGACAAGATTAGCGGGGAGAAGGGGGGATTGGGTTGATTATTGATACTCCTTTTTGAATTGTAAAATATTATGCTAAGTTTTTTTAGAACAAAAGTTTAATTTCAGCTGGCTGACTACAATCAGCAGTGTGCTAATCTTCTTCTACTGGAATGAAAGCACACATGCACTCTGCAGTGCAGCCTAACCTATTTATCTAGGTGGGCATAACAGTCTCATTGCTATTCATGTTAGCTTTTAAAAGTTTGATGAGTGCAATGTGGTAAATTGAGATGGCATCGGGGGGCTGAGCCATAAAGATAAGTGAAACTGCATTTCATGAAAAGGGCATAGTTAATGTGGTTTGACTTCTGGTGGAATGTAGACCAACTTATTGACATGTGCTTCCATCAAAAGCCAAAAGGGCATGAGTGCaggaggctcccacatgagtggggtctggGGGGAGGGATAAACTCTGGCAAGCCTTCTAAATAAGTCTGGGGGGAGGGATAAACTACCAGCAAATGCGGAGAGGCTGCTTCAAATCCATGACATGGTGACATGTGCTTCCATACCTGTCTCTAAATTATTATGTTGTAATATCAGTTAAAACACATACGAGAATTTAAACATTTGTGGATAGAACTTATCCATCTGTAGTTGCTGTTTACTGTCTTTCAGAAACACCTTTCGACTAGCATATTATTTCCGGGATGTGGAAGCATAGTTAGAACTTAGAAGCTATTAGATGCAACGAACATTTTGAATGTGAGACATATTATTTTATTGGCTAAACTTTGAATGGATGAAAATGATTATGATTTTATATGGTTGTTCTAGTGCTGTCAATACTCACACTCTCTCATCAGTACCCCTTTATCTTAGGATTAGGATATCTTAATCTGGGATACTGCATTTTCATATGTATAATGTGTTAATTGTTAATGATTTATGTAGATTTTCTTATCCTTTATATATTAAATTGTTTATGGCAATGTGATCTTAacactttctgttctgatgttgCAGTCATCCTTTGGTTTCATTGACTACTATGACCGCAGATATGCTGCACTAGCAATTTTATCTCTCAATGGCAGACAACTGTAAGTTTTTTATTGGTTTTGTACTCTCCACTCCTAATTGTAAGTCGTTTTGGCTTTTCTATAATCTATGTTCATACCTTTTACTATGTACCTAGACACAGTGTATATCTAGGTGCGAAGAAAAAGCTATGTACCTAGAAAAGCCAAAATTACTTACAGTTCAAAAGGGAGTACGTGCTAATTCCTCTTAACATTGCCCTTGTTTTGGCTCTGATTTTTTAATACCACCAAAATTCAGGTATGGTCAGCCGATTAAAGTCAATTGGGCATATACAAGTACTCCGAGGGAGGACACATCAGGTTTGGAACTGAAGCTGAAGTGCTGAACTAATCCTGTATTTTGTATTTGTATTTTACTTGGTTCAAGTCATGCAGGTATGTGAATGTATGGTTTCTGAATTCTAAGCTTTGGTGGTGAATCTTCATCTATGCAGGTCATTTTAATATTTTTGTTGGGGATCTTTGCCCGGAAGTCACTGATGCTACtttgtttgcatttttctctggataCTCTACTTGCTCGTAAGCACTGCCTGGCTCTCATCTCTCCTCCATTTACTTGTCATTGTTGACATTTTAGCAGAGTGGCTTGCTACTTGTGCAGTACATGACATGTCTATTTACCAGTTTAGCTTGGTAACTTTTGCAGAGATGCTAGGGTTATGTGGGACCAGAAAACAGGACGATCCAGAGGGTTTGGTTTTGTTTCTTTCAGGAACCAGCAGGTAGTGTCGCCATTATTTAAACCCTTTGTGCATTGTTGCCATGAACTTTTGGAGCTGCTGTTTCATCTCGTTATGTCATTATTCCTTAACAGGATGCTCAAAGTGCGATAAATGACTTGAATGGTGTGTTCTCTAGTTCCATGTTTCTAACTTATGTTTCATTTTGAAGTCCTAAGCTTTCACAAGGTGATTACACCCGTTCACTTTTCTACTGGCAGGGAAGTGGCTTGGGAACCGTCAAATTCGTTGCAATTGGGCAACGAAAGGTGCTAATGCTGGTGAAGAGAAACAGATTCTGGACACTAAGGTTGACCTGTCAAATGGTTCATCAGGTGAATACATGTGCTTTGGCTTCTTGAGCTTCTCTTTTTCTGAGTGTTTCAAAAAGTGCTAGCCGCTAGACGTGCCTAGCAACCTAGGTGGTGCTCAGGTGTTGCTTGACATTTGTACTTTCTATGGACAGTATGCCATGTTGAATAAAGTACTTTTGGCATGGCATATCAGAACAAAAATATTTTACCATGCTCCCTTGAGTAATATGACTGTAGTTTATGTTCCTCCATCTCTAATTTGCCATGTTCATGCATACATCAGACCTGTAACACACTTATCCAGGAAATAAAGCCTAGACAAAATGGCTAGGTGCTTTGTCGAGACAGTGCAGCACTGCCTAGGTAGAATGACAGTTTTTCTCCTCAGTATGTATGATATGGTACAACATATAACAACAAATTCTGCCAGGCTCTTATGTTCAACTTTTACCAAGAACTTTTATTCTGTTAGAACTATTTCTGAATACTTTAGTTGTGTGTACTACTGCCTCCATTCCAAATTACAGTTCAATTTAGTTTTGTCCCAAGTCAAAGTTCTCTAACTTGATGTTATATCTAGACTACAAGTTCAAATAAACGCACTGTCAAGAAGTTCCATGGAGAATTTAATGAAAATAATTTGATGCTGTAGGTGTTTGTGTATTTTCCAACAACCGTGGTCGCAGTTAGAGAAGTCTGACTTAGGACAAGGCTAAAGTGAACTATAATTTGGGATGGATAGAGTACATTCTAATCTTAGTTTTTACTCCCTCGGTCCCAAAAAATGACATCCTAGTATTAAATTTCAAAGATTGTCCAAAAAAACTTGATCTAGCCCACTATACATAATGAGTCTATCCACTTTAATTGAGGGGTCTAATTAGATCCAAGCATGCTAACTAATCTGCATGCCTGCAATCGGTTCCTTAATTTTGCGTGCACTGTGGAAGGTTACCCAAGTGACAGCCCTGTTTCAAGGGAAAACACTTCCTAATAAATAGGGTACCATGGTCATTTCCCTCGATACTAATATATCTGAAAAATCCTAGGATGTCAAGTTTTTTGGGATGGAGGGAGTACAATTTTGATTCATATGTAAGATGGGAATTTGGTAGAAGCCGGAATTTGGTAGAAGCCGTACATGTCACAGTTATGGCTTGAAATTGACCAGCATTGCAGCAACACCTTTTAATCTTTTATAATGTTCTGCAGAATCTGGAAAAGAGAATCCAAATGAAGATGGTCCTGAAAATAACCCTCAGTTTACTACTGTTTATGTTGGCAATCTTCCTCACGAGGTATTACTCTTCCAATAGAACAGCTGCTGTCTATGTTTACTGTGCTTGTGTTTGGCTTTCTATTTGCTCTTACCTTTTTTTTGTTAGCTTTCTTTTTATTGTCTAATTTGTCTTATTTTTTTTCAGGCTACCATGAATGATGTGCACCTGTTTTTCCATTCACTGGGGGCTGGTTCAATTGAGGAAGTCCGTGTAACTCGTGATAAAGGCTTTGGCTTTGTGAGGTACAGCACCCATGAGGAGGCTGCATTGGCAATTCAGATGGGTAATGGCCAACTTATTGGCGGGAGGCAGATAAAGGTATCTTTGGTTCATGTTTTCACATTTCCTTGGTAACGGAGAGTAGATTAGGATTTAATAAAACCCTGAAAGTTCCTGGGTCAATTTTACAATAGAATAATATTGTTGGTGGGTACGGTAGTATTACTAGGCTTGCTTTTGGGTCAAAACTCATTCCTTTTCCAACCCCACCCCACAGCAGGACTCAACCTGGCAAGCCACTCCAAACCTCCTAGCACCCAACCCACTGAAAAAGTTCACCCAACCCAACCCACTGAAAAAATTCACCCAACCAAGTAGATACAACCCAAACCCACCTGCATTGACCGAAATTTGCTAGGTGGAAAACGGCACCAGGAAGCATGGTGTATGCGCAGCGGTCATCAGAGTGGAGGACGAGGGGCGAATGGACACACAGCGGCCATCAGAGAGGAGGACGTGGGGTGGATGGACACGCAGCGGCAGTCGGGGAAGAGGATGTGGAGTGGGTGGATGCGCAGTGGCGGTCGGGGAGGATGGGTTACCGCGGTGCTGTACCGAGTGCCAACTCTAGTGCTTCTGCTTCCACCAGTCCAGCAAGCACGAACTGCAGCTCCTGTCAACCTTGAGTGCCACCTTTAGATCGTGCACCTGGACATCAACCCATCTCAACCACCGTCTACGATGGTGCCTATGAGCTTAGGACAACCGAGGAATCTGACCACTGCAAGGTCCTGATGGCTGCTGTACTGGTTGAGGCTGGTGACTGGCGGCGTCCTTAGGGGTCGTCTTCCGTGGAGTTCCTGCTGGAGGGCATCCTGCTGGAGGGCAACGATGCTGTCAGGCAGGGTGGTGACCTCCTGTACGATGCTGGCACCACGTGTATGCCCTGCACCCACATCTATGTCACTCCAATCAAGTGCTTCTTCCAGACCCTGTCGGCTGTCAGGGTGCTCGGTTTCATCATGACCTACCTTGTGGCTGCCCAGCCGCCGGACGAGAGCTTATTGACGGATGAAGGACGCTGCTGCGACACATGCGAGGTGATCATCCGCCAGGGCGAGCCGTGCAGCAGTGGCGTAGCAGAGAGCAGCGAGGACAAGCGTTTAGCTGTTGACTGTGGGACTGAGTCTCACCATCCATTCATTCTGAGTGTCATCTCTCGACCCTaacctgcccccccccccccccccccccaacccaGCCTGCTGATTAACCCATTCTAACCCTTCTAAACCAAATGAGAACCCACCCGGTTAACCCAAACAAACACAACCCATTAGCAGCATGCCTAAGTATTACATTATTGGTTTGTAGGTAACATAAAATTGGTTTATCTACATTATCCCCTGAAAATATAGCCAGAACGTAGAAGTATTGTTTGCATTGATTAAGGTCATCAGTAGGTATGCACGATGTGATCTAGTTGTTTACTTGTATTAATCACATTGATCACAGCAAAATACTGAAGTAGTCTTGTGCCTCAATTTGTTGCAGTGTTCCTGGGGAAGCAAGCCGACTCCACAAGGGACAGCATCCTTGCCTCTGCCTCCTCCAGCACTGGCACCATTCTCCACTGGAGTGTCGGCCACCGACTTGCTGGCCTACCAGCGCCTGGCTCTGAGCAAGATGGCCTCGAACCACCCAGCCCTAATGGGTCAGCACTCCTTGAAGCAGGTCGCTGCATTGGGGATTGGCGGCGGAGCCAGCCAGTCCATCTATGATGGCGGCTTCCAGGGCATCAATACTGTCACCGGCACAACTTccgcccagcagcagcagcagctcatGTACTACTAGAGTACTACTACTCCATGAGGCACCCAGCTACCTATCCCTTCAAGAGGAAGGCGAGGATGAATGGATGATGCCCCTTACTATACCCCTATACATATAGTAGATGATGAAGTCATTACTAGGACCTTTTTTCCCTAATCTTTTTAAGACCCATCTAAGTAACATGTCCTCTCTATGCTAGCTATATAATTGTGTATTTCTGGATACATAAAGCCAAGGTTCTTAGTAGTATAATCTTCTGTGTTTGACCATCTTTTATTGTGATGTATGGATTTTCGTTGGCAATTACCGTATGTCACTggataggggtggtaatggatcgtgatccaaatgcttcttcacaaTATTGTAGAGTCCTAAATAAATTTCAgtttaaaaatgaatagaaatatagTTTGATCCTAATCCGattcttaaatcttatagtgtaaaattgaAAGCACATTGTCAACCCTATCATTGGATGGTAAGCGTC
Proteins encoded:
- the LOC100283683 gene encoding Oligouridylate-binding protein 1B, producing the protein MHHQQRMKQAAAAAAAAQQQQLMQQALLLQQQQQSQAQPPLFPGHHPHPGLLAAPQIEPIVSGNLPPGFDSSTCRSVYVGNIHLQVTDTVLQEVFQSIGPVEGCKLIRKEKSSFGFIDYYDRRYAALAILSLNGRQLYGQPIKVNWAYTSTPREDTSGHFNIFVGDLCPEVTDATLFAFFSGYSTCSDARVMWDQKTGRSRGFGFVSFRNQQDAQSAINDLNGKWLGNRQIRCNWATKGANAGEEKQILDTKVDLSNGSSESGKENPNEDGPENNPQFTTVYVGNLPHEATMNDVHLFFHSLGAGSIEEVRVTRDKGFGFVRYSTHEEAALAIQMGNGQLIGGRQIKCSWGSKPTPQGTASLPLPPPALAPFSTGVSATDLLAYQRLALSKMASNHPALMGQHSLKQVAALGIGGGASQSIYDGGFQGINTVTGTTSAQQQQQLMYY